A segment of the Synergistota bacterium genome:
GGAAACGATTTTTCATTCGGGGCTGGCTTAACGCCAGAAACCAGGAGGTTGGCAATGGAGGCGGAAAAGCTTCTAAAGCATTTCTTAGAGGTGAGGATAACTTGCATGAATTCTCGTTAGCTGAATCTCTCTTAAAAGTAGCTTTAGAGGAAGCTGAAAAGCATGGAGCATCCAGAATACTCAGGATAAGAGTCAGGGCGGGTAAGCTTATGGGGGTTGTACCAGAGCTTCTTGATTTCGCGGTTAAATCCCTGTCGGAGGGCACGATAGCGGAAGGAGCTGTTCTCGAGCTGGAAGAAGTAGAGTTTAAAGGACACTGTCGGAACTGCGGAGCTCATTTCAGCGTTGAGGATTTCTGGGAAGTCTGTCCCAGATGCGGAAGCGACGAAATAGATATAAGCGGAGGAAATGAATTTGACCTCATAGGACTTGAAATAGAGGAGGGCGAAATCGAGGATGGAAATAAAGGTTGTAA
Coding sequences within it:
- the hypA gene encoding hydrogenase maturation nickel metallochaperone HypA, with product MHEFSLAESLLKVALEEAEKHGASRILRIRVRAGKLMGVVPELLDFAVKSLSEGTIAEGAVLELEEVEFKGHCRNCGAHFSVEDFWEVCPRCGSDEIDISGGNEFDLIGLEIEEGEIEDGNKGCKEDP